The Microbacterium luteum nucleotide sequence GCCGCACGCACCCGCGCGAGGGCACGCTCAACGCGCTCGGTCGCGACCGGGCCGAGGTCGATCGGGGTGAGGCCGGCGGGGTCCGCCGAGCCGATCAGGTAGTCGCCGCTGCCGGTGAGATCTCCGGATACGGGCACCGGCAGCCACGCGCTGACGGCGATGAGCGGCTCCCCGCGGCTCAGGGCCTCGTCGGCCGCGAACGCGACGGCCGCCGGCGTCACATCCGAGTCGTCGATGCCGACCACGACGCCGTGTCGGCCAACGACCGAGCCGTGCGGCACGACGGCGACGGCGCTGTGCGCGCCGGAGACGACATGACGCACGAGAGCGTCGTGGTGGTCGGCGTGGTCGTGTCCGAGCACGACCAGCGTCGCGTCCTCGGACATCGCCACGAGCCCGTGGGCGAGATCCCCCGTCACCGTCTGCGCATCCACGTCGACGGGGACTCCGAGGCGATCGACGATCTCGCGCACGCGCGCCGCCTCGGCCTCGAGCAGGATGCGCGCGGTCGGCACCGCCTCGTCATCGGCCCGTTCCGGCGAGGTCGCGACGAGCGTGAGCCGCGCCTCACGGGCCGCGGCGCGGGTCGCGGCCCAGGTCACGGCCTCCTCGGTCGACGCGGACTCGGTCACCGCCACCACGATGCGTTCGGTCATCGGACCCGCCCCCTTCCGCACCGCCGTCCGCGGCACCGTCACGCCGATGCTATCGACGGCGGCGGCGTGGCACATCCCGCGACGTGGCACACTCGACGACATGGAGGACTGGGTGGATGACGCCGCGGAACAGCTGGAGAAGCTCACCGGCGATCCGATGGCCGGGGCCGCCCGCGGCACGGTGACCGTGCTGACGGTGTCCGAGCCCGACGGCCGCGCTCGCTACCAGGAGTGCCGCCTGCGCCTGCGCGCGACCGGCGACGACGTCGCCGAGGCGATCGTCGAGACCGCCGTCGTCGTCGACCGCCGACACTGGCCCCGTGCGGGTGCGACACTCCCCGCGCGCATCTCGCGTACGCACCCGGGAACGATCGACGTGAACTGGGATGCGCTCGCGCGCGGCCGCTGAGCGCCGAGCCGGCCTAGGGGATGGCGACCGGAGGGGCGACCTTCCCGGAATCCACGTCGAACGGGATGACCGCGTCGAGGTCGACGGTGAGCCCGGCCGTGGAGCTGGCGCGGTTCGCCAGTTCGCTGAGCGTCGGGGCGTGCAGCGGTTCCGGAGCGGCCGATCCGAAGACGAAGCGCAGCGGGATCGACGGTTCGATCCAGAGAGTCGATCGCCCGCCCTCGTCGTCGGCGGCGTTGCGCCACGACATGGTGAAGCTCTCGTGACGACGGAGCTTGGTCGCGATGACGACCTTGAGGTGCGCGAGCAGGCGATCGGGGAACTCGATGGGATCGGGCAGATTGCCGTAGTAGAGGTGGCCCATGGGATGACATCCCTTCGCCTCGCGGAGGTTGCAGAGACCGGCTACGCGAGAACTGACGCCGATAGGTCAAACCCTACCTCTCATGCACGCGACCGGCACCCCGATGAGAGGGATCTCACCCGCATTCGTCGGCCCCGGGGTGGCCGAGCGCGCGCGGCTTCGATAGCGTGAGCGGATCGAGGACGCCGCGGCGACACCCCGACTCGCGATGCGGAGCCGTCCTCCCGATCTGCGGAGTGGTGTGCGCGTGATGTCACGACGACGGCGAAGGCTGTTCGGCCTTCCCGCGATCGTCGTCGGCGGCGCCCTCATGCT carries:
- a CDS encoding universal stress protein translates to MTERIVVAVTESASTEEAVTWAATRAAAREARLTLVATSPERADDEAVPTARILLEAEAARVREIVDRLGVPVDVDAQTVTGDLAHGLVAMSEDATLVVLGHDHADHHDALVRHVVSGAHSAVAVVPHGSVVGRHGVVVGIDDSDVTPAAVAFAADEALSRGEPLIAVSAWLPVPVSGDLTGSGDYLIGSADPAGLTPIDLGPVATERVERALARVRAAHPELQVHTRVEEADAAQLLTDLARDAALLVVGTHGRGALARFFLGSVSTSVLEDPTSPTIAVR